A single genomic interval of Zobellia nedashkovskayae harbors:
- a CDS encoding efflux RND transporter permease subunit: MRNIISYFIKYHVAVDVFVLAFMAFGIFGALSLKSSYFPLTDSKNITIAITYPGASPQEVEEGIVLQIEDNLKGLEGVDRVTSTARENSGVINVEIEKGRDIDFMLLEVKNAVDRVPTFPTGMEPLIVSKLEVVRETITFAVSGENIPLATLKQIGRQVENELRAIEGISQIEMSGYPLEEIEIAVNENNLLAYDISFSEVSQAVANANILVTGGNIKTDAEEYLIRANNRSYYGDELSNMVIRADPSGSTIRLKDVAVIRDRFEESPNASYYDGNLSVSASITSTNTEDLLGSAEKVKDYIEDFNHRHNNIQLHVVSDRSITLNQRTQLLTENAIVGMILVLIFLSLFLNTRLAFWVAFGLPISFLGMFIFAGFFDVTINVLSLFGMIIVIGILVDDGIVIAENIYQHYEKGKTPIQAAIDGTMEVIPPIVSAIITTLLAFSIFLFLDGRIGDIFSEVSVIVILTLVVSLVEALIILPAHLAHSKALKTIDKKPKTTIGKAFAKLRVINEMGDRFMVWMRDKAYSPALRFGLRYKVLMFAFFIVAFFLTLGSIGGGIIRTSFFPRVASDRVSVDLLMPNGTNEKVTDSIISLIEEKSIIVNQELTDKYLKGTGKKLFENTIKRIGPGSAAASLDINLLPGEERPDVISSDMVTNRLQELMGPVIGVESLIYGTGGNFGGSPVSVSLLGNNITELKAAKKELKGILENNALLKDVADNDPAGIKEIRLELKENAYLLGLDLRTVMNQVRAGFFGSQAQRFQRGQDEIKVWVRYDRENRSSITDLDEMRIVTPNGNKVPFKEIASYIIERGDVAINHLEGQREIQVSSDIKDEKTTSATDIMSEIRTVIMPEIQSKYPTVTASYEGQNREAAKMSSSIKVVGLTVLLLIYITIAFTFRSFSQPLLLILLVPFSLTAVAWGHWIHGFPVNILSMLGIIALIGIMVNDGLVLISKFNGNLRDGMKFDDAIFEAGRSRFRAIFLTSITTIAGLAPLLLERSRQAQFLKPMAISIAYGIAFATVLTLLLLPIFLAFSNRIKVTTKWLKTGNDITKEEVERAIKEQKEEGEMLEKPKLVLNGAAHDVVKDSEIAGNTSSNTNLKKPE, from the coding sequence ATGAGGAATATAATCTCTTATTTTATAAAGTATCATGTAGCGGTAGACGTCTTTGTTTTGGCTTTTATGGCTTTCGGTATATTTGGAGCATTATCTTTAAAATCCAGCTATTTTCCGCTTACGGACTCTAAGAATATAACAATTGCTATTACTTACCCAGGCGCTTCCCCGCAAGAGGTAGAAGAAGGTATTGTACTTCAGATTGAAGATAACCTAAAAGGTCTTGAAGGCGTTGATAGGGTTACGTCTACTGCTAGGGAAAATAGTGGTGTTATAAATGTTGAAATCGAAAAAGGGCGTGATATCGACTTTATGCTTTTGGAAGTCAAGAATGCGGTAGATAGAGTGCCTACATTTCCAACGGGAATGGAGCCGTTGATCGTTTCGAAATTAGAAGTTGTCCGAGAAACTATAACTTTTGCGGTAAGTGGTGAGAATATACCCCTTGCTACTTTAAAACAAATAGGCAGACAAGTAGAAAACGAGCTTCGTGCAATAGAAGGTATTTCACAAATAGAAATGAGTGGTTATCCCTTGGAAGAAATAGAGATAGCTGTTAATGAAAATAATTTACTGGCATACGATATATCTTTCAGCGAAGTTTCTCAGGCGGTAGCCAATGCTAACATATTGGTTACTGGAGGTAATATTAAGACCGATGCCGAAGAGTATTTAATACGTGCTAACAATAGGTCTTATTATGGCGATGAGTTGTCTAATATGGTTATTAGGGCTGATCCTTCCGGTAGTACCATACGATTAAAAGATGTAGCGGTCATCCGCGATCGTTTTGAAGAATCACCTAATGCTTCTTACTATGATGGTAACCTTTCGGTAAGTGCTTCTATTACGAGTACAAATACTGAAGATCTTCTTGGTTCCGCAGAAAAAGTAAAAGACTATATTGAAGATTTTAATCACAGACATAATAATATACAGCTGCATGTGGTAAGTGACCGTAGTATCACACTTAACCAACGTACGCAATTGCTTACCGAAAATGCCATTGTGGGTATGATTTTGGTACTTATATTTTTATCACTGTTTTTAAATACACGTCTTGCCTTTTGGGTAGCCTTTGGTCTGCCTATTTCCTTTTTGGGGATGTTTATTTTTGCAGGATTTTTTGATGTAACCATTAATGTATTATCGCTTTTTGGTATGATAATCGTTATTGGTATTCTGGTGGATGATGGTATTGTAATTGCAGAGAATATTTATCAGCATTACGAAAAAGGAAAAACGCCGATACAGGCTGCTATTGATGGTACTATGGAGGTGATACCTCCCATTGTTTCGGCGATTATTACCACTTTGTTGGCATTTTCGATTTTCCTCTTTTTAGATGGAAGAATAGGTGATATTTTTAGTGAGGTGTCCGTTATTGTAATTCTCACTTTAGTGGTGTCATTGGTAGAGGCACTAATTATTTTACCAGCGCATTTGGCACATTCAAAAGCTCTGAAGACTATAGATAAGAAACCTAAAACAACTATCGGTAAAGCTTTTGCTAAATTAAGGGTCATAAACGAAATGGGAGACCGTTTTATGGTTTGGATGCGAGACAAAGCGTACAGTCCTGCTTTACGTTTTGGATTACGTTATAAAGTGCTAATGTTCGCTTTTTTTATAGTTGCCTTTTTTCTCACTTTGGGATCAATAGGTGGGGGGATTATTAGGACTTCATTTTTTCCTCGGGTTGCCAGTGACCGAGTTTCTGTTGATTTGTTAATGCCTAATGGAACTAATGAAAAAGTAACAGATTCTATAATCTCGTTAATTGAAGAGAAATCTATCATTGTAAACCAAGAGCTTACTGATAAGTACTTGAAAGGGACTGGCAAAAAGCTTTTTGAAAATACCATCAAAAGAATTGGTCCAGGTAGTGCAGCGGCTTCGTTAGACATAAATCTTTTACCGGGTGAAGAGCGACCTGATGTTATCAGTTCCGATATGGTTACCAATAGACTTCAAGAGTTGATGGGCCCGGTAATTGGTGTAGAAAGCCTTATTTACGGTACTGGAGGGAATTTTGGTGGTAGTCCGGTTTCAGTTTCTCTTTTAGGAAATAATATTACAGAACTTAAAGCTGCAAAAAAGGAACTTAAGGGAATATTAGAGAATAATGCGTTACTTAAAGATGTAGCGGATAATGATCCAGCAGGTATTAAGGAAATAAGACTTGAGCTCAAAGAAAATGCCTATTTATTGGGGTTAGACCTTCGCACGGTAATGAATCAAGTAAGAGCAGGATTTTTTGGTTCTCAAGCGCAACGTTTTCAGAGAGGTCAGGATGAAATTAAAGTATGGGTAAGGTATGATAGAGAAAACCGTTCGTCCATTACGGATTTGGATGAAATGCGTATTGTAACCCCAAACGGAAACAAAGTTCCTTTTAAGGAAATAGCAAGTTATATAATCGAAAGAGGAGACGTTGCTATAAACCACCTGGAGGGCCAACGTGAGATTCAAGTTTCGTCTGATATTAAGGATGAGAAAACTACAAGTGCCACGGATATCATGAGTGAAATCCGTACAGTGATAATGCCTGAAATTCAATCTAAATATCCTACGGTTACCGCATCTTATGAGGGTCAGAACAGAGAGGCTGCCAAAATGAGTAGTTCTATAAAGGTGGTAGGATTAACCGTGTTATTGTTGATTTATATAACCATCGCATTCACATTCCGAAGTTTCAGTCAACCATTGTTACTTATTTTGTTGGTGCCGTTTAGTTTAACGGCGGTTGCTTGGGGTCACTGGATTCACGGTTTCCCAGTTAACATTCTATCTATGTTGGGTATCATTGCCTTAATAGGTATTATGGTTAATGATGGTCTGGTTCTCATTAGTAAGTTCAATGGAAACCTGCGTGACGGAATGAAATTTGACGATGCTATTTTTGAGGCTGGCCGTTCTCGTTTTAGAGCTATATTTTTGACGTCCATAACCACTATTGCAGGTTTAGCTCCGCTATTGTTGGAAAGAAGTAGACAGGCGCAATTCTTAAAGCCTATGGCTATATCTATTGCCTACGGAATTGCTTTTGCAACAGTTCTAACCTTGTTATTGTTGCCTATATTCTTGGCATTCAGTAATAGGATAAAAGTGACCACTAAATGGTTAAAAACAGGTAATGATATTACCAAGGAAGAAGTAGAACGCGCCATAAAAGAGCAAAAGGAAGAGGGTGAAATGCTAGAGAAACCTAAGCTTGTATTGAACGGTGCTGCTCATGACGTAGTCAAAGATTCAGAAATAGCGGGCAATACATCATCCAACACCAATCTAAAGAAACCAGAATAG
- a CDS encoding TolC family protein produces MIKQFIAAFIFLFITVGISAQEKRLSKEEAVRLTLENNFGIKVAGNQVKIADNNQGVLNSGYLPSLTGTAGANYSELNSTTAYPDQFNTDGTPREDLEIDHAESQSFNGGLSLDYTLFDGLGRLYNYKRLKEQYQLTELQARETIENTLLQLFSIYFEVARLTENENVFKEALAISTDRITRAEYSFEYGQNTKLDILNAQVDVTNDSINLLNTKQQLANTKRDLNVIVNQSLSEKFQVDTIVRFVPRLQLDELIGQAKENNVTILQTERNLAINEYDIKVNSSGYLPTIGLTGSYGWNLNQSAPNSFLPGQVIPGSNRSSLTLGLGASLTWNLFDGGTTTTLVRNSKIAYENQELMQEQVAIEVDRDILNALASYENLLTIYQIQEQNVLTNENNFERSKEQFQLGRITSIEFRQAQINLLNAQTNKNLAKYDAKLAELQLLQLTGQLLNVEF; encoded by the coding sequence ATGATTAAACAATTTATAGCCGCCTTTATTTTTCTTTTTATCACGGTAGGGATTTCGGCGCAAGAAAAACGTCTTTCAAAAGAAGAGGCAGTTCGTTTGACTTTAGAAAATAACTTTGGAATAAAAGTAGCTGGTAATCAAGTGAAAATTGCCGATAACAATCAAGGGGTGCTCAATTCAGGTTATTTACCTAGTTTGACAGGAACGGCCGGTGCCAATTATAGTGAGTTGAACAGTACTACTGCTTACCCGGACCAATTTAATACGGACGGGACACCTAGGGAAGACCTAGAAATTGATCATGCGGAGTCGCAGTCGTTCAACGGAGGGTTAAGTCTGGATTATACGTTGTTTGATGGTTTAGGTAGGTTGTATAATTACAAAAGGCTAAAAGAGCAGTATCAACTTACAGAGCTTCAGGCCAGGGAAACTATAGAGAATACCTTGTTGCAGTTATTCAGCATATATTTTGAAGTAGCTAGACTTACCGAGAATGAAAATGTATTTAAAGAGGCGCTTGCAATTTCTACAGACCGTATTACTAGAGCTGAATATTCTTTTGAATATGGTCAGAATACCAAGCTAGATATTTTAAACGCACAGGTAGATGTTACTAATGACAGCATTAACTTATTGAATACAAAACAACAACTGGCAAATACCAAGCGAGATTTAAATGTAATAGTTAACCAAAGCCTTAGTGAGAAGTTTCAGGTAGATACTATTGTTCGTTTTGTGCCTAGGTTGCAATTAGATGAACTCATAGGTCAGGCTAAAGAAAATAACGTAACCATACTGCAGACGGAGCGTAATTTGGCTATTAATGAATACGATATTAAGGTAAATAGTTCTGGCTACTTACCAACAATTGGTCTTACGGGGTCGTATGGTTGGAATTTGAACCAAAGTGCACCTAATTCGTTCTTGCCAGGGCAGGTTATTCCTGGTAGTAATAGATCTAGTCTAACTTTAGGTTTGGGAGCTAGTCTTACGTGGAACCTTTTTGACGGAGGAACCACCACCACTTTGGTACGTAATTCTAAAATTGCCTATGAGAATCAAGAACTGATGCAAGAGCAAGTTGCAATAGAGGTGGATAGGGATATTCTTAATGCTTTGGCTAGCTATGAAAATCTATTGACTATTTATCAGATTCAAGAACAGAACGTACTCACCAATGAAAACAATTTTGAAAGATCAAAAGAGCAGTTTCAATTGGGTAGGATTACGTCTATTGAATTTCGTCAAGCTCAAATAAACCTTTTGAACGCCCAGACCAACAAGAATTTGGCCAAGTACGATGCCAAGTTGGCAGAACTTCAATTATTGCAGCTTACGGGACAACTATTGAATGTAGAGTTCTAA
- a CDS encoding Gfo/Idh/MocA family protein, whose protein sequence is MANIGVGIIGTGSIVHTYIKCLSEMDGVRIVGLCTKSTDRVEQVKAEFGLPVYSDYGSFLALPEIDLVCICNESGKHSEAIEAAAMANKHVLSEKPLEVTTEKIDALIALCDKQRVLLGCVLQNRCSTDYRKVEKAVKSGKLGKLLMGNASINWYRSEAYYSKSNWRGTIKLDGGAAFINQGIHTVDLLMNLMGPAVSVFANVQTRVHLIEGEDVGAALINYKNGAIGTITAGTALYPGYPERVEVYGEKGSIIMEGGKITSWNIRDEETPKLSTESLGSGAADPTAIGHQNHKIVLQDMVEAIRYNKKPMVNGEEARKSVALINAIYESSRNKKQVQL, encoded by the coding sequence ATGGCTAATATTGGCGTTGGAATCATCGGAACAGGTTCAATAGTACACACCTATATAAAATGTCTTTCTGAGATGGATGGAGTCCGGATTGTTGGGCTCTGTACAAAATCTACAGATAGGGTAGAGCAGGTTAAAGCTGAATTCGGTTTGCCAGTCTACAGTGATTACGGTTCTTTTCTAGCACTTCCGGAAATAGATTTAGTTTGCATCTGTAATGAAAGCGGAAAACATAGCGAAGCAATAGAGGCTGCTGCTATGGCTAACAAGCATGTTTTAAGTGAAAAGCCTCTAGAAGTAACAACAGAGAAAATAGATGCGTTAATAGCCTTATGTGATAAACAAAGGGTCCTTTTAGGATGCGTGCTTCAAAATAGGTGTAGTACAGATTATAGAAAGGTAGAAAAAGCTGTGAAATCTGGAAAGCTAGGTAAGTTACTTATGGGCAACGCCAGTATCAATTGGTACAGGTCGGAGGCTTATTATTCAAAAAGTAATTGGCGGGGTACAATAAAATTAGACGGTGGTGCGGCTTTTATAAATCAAGGTATTCATACTGTAGACCTGTTAATGAATCTAATGGGTCCAGCAGTATCGGTCTTTGCTAATGTCCAAACTAGGGTTCATTTAATAGAAGGGGAGGATGTTGGAGCAGCACTTATAAATTATAAAAATGGGGCAATAGGCACTATTACTGCTGGAACGGCCTTATATCCTGGATATCCAGAGCGCGTTGAGGTGTATGGAGAAAAGGGAAGCATCATTATGGAAGGAGGTAAAATAACTTCATGGAATATTAGAGATGAGGAGACACCTAAGTTAAGCACTGAATCGTTAGGAAGCGGAGCAGCTGACCCGACTGCAATAGGGCATCAAAACCATAAAATTGTACTTCAGGATATGGTAGAGGCAATTCGATATAACAAGAAACCAATGGTAAATGGGGAAGAAGCAAGGAAGTCCGTTGCGCTAATAAACGCTATTTATGAATCCTCTAGAAACAAAAAACAGGTTCAGCTTTAA
- a CDS encoding CPXCG motif-containing cysteine-rich protein: MYEHFFQCPYCWEEISMLIDPSISSQTYVEDCEVCCNPIEVTPQFQDNELVAFEARDIEQ; this comes from the coding sequence ATGTACGAACATTTTTTTCAATGTCCATATTGCTGGGAAGAAATATCTATGTTAATAGATCCTTCAATCTCAAGCCAAACCTATGTTGAGGATTGCGAGGTATGTTGTAATCCTATAGAAGTGACCCCGCAATTTCAAGATAACGAACTGGTCGCTTTTGAAGCTCGTGATATAGAGCAGTAA
- a CDS encoding head GIN domain-containing protein — protein MKKFKFLALALFISAGVLAQKENTKDLDKFTELKVYDRIVVSLIKSNENKIVITGDDKDEISISNKDGLLKIKMEFGNFLDGDEAKATLYYTEDLTLIDSNENAKIKSDETVEGDRVEIKTQEGGKIDLKINFKDLYAKSVSGGEVTLTGSATKQEVMVNTGGKIYNKQLDTKETTVVVNAGGRADVNASDKVVAKVRAGGSIYIYGKPRSIEKDKVFGGKIKEMD, from the coding sequence ATGAAAAAATTTAAATTTCTAGCCCTTGCCCTATTCATATCTGCAGGCGTTTTAGCACAGAAGGAAAATACAAAAGACTTAGATAAATTTACAGAGCTTAAAGTATATGACCGGATAGTTGTTAGCCTTATTAAAAGCAACGAAAACAAAATTGTTATTACCGGCGATGACAAGGATGAGATAAGTATCTCTAACAAAGATGGTCTCTTAAAAATTAAAATGGAGTTCGGTAATTTTTTAGACGGAGACGAGGCTAAAGCCACCTTATATTACACTGAAGACCTCACTCTAATTGATTCAAACGAGAATGCAAAAATAAAATCTGATGAAACCGTTGAAGGTGATCGCGTTGAAATCAAAACCCAAGAAGGCGGGAAAATCGACTTAAAAATAAACTTTAAAGACCTTTACGCGAAATCTGTGTCTGGTGGAGAAGTAACCCTTACCGGTTCTGCTACAAAGCAAGAAGTCATGGTGAACACCGGAGGTAAAATTTATAACAAACAACTAGACACCAAAGAAACTACAGTGGTGGTTAACGCTGGAGGAAGAGCAGACGTGAACGCCTCAGACAAAGTAGTAGCCAAGGTACGTGCCGGTGGATCTATCTACATTTACGGAAAGCCTAGAAGTATTGAAAAAGATAAAGTCTTTGGAGGAAAAATTAAGGAGATGGATTAA
- a CDS encoding formylglycine-generating enzyme family protein: MKTQLTKITLAACIFGVVFQSCKSSQSVTTVEKTVADTTKEIVAKKTPLEASTDVSNGYTETVPETDNSFDMVLIPEGTFKMGSPETEVNRKADEGPQKDVELDAFYMAKHELTWDLFELFFKQNKELFVKLDNDRVIKIDAITRPSPPYEDPSYGMGKDGFPAVSMSAYSALVYCKWLSTVTGKFYRLPTEAEWEYAAKAGTDSAYSFGDDVSEIDAYAVYYKNSENKYAKVGSKKPNPWGLYDMHGNAAEWTLDEYKEDAYATTENKNPWVTPAVIHPRSFRGGSWDDDADKLRSSARTGSSLKQQKRDPQIPKSFWWFTDSNYVGFRLVSPKVQPSSEEQKKFWKTVLDE, translated from the coding sequence ATGAAAACCCAGTTAACCAAAATTACCTTAGCTGCCTGTATCTTTGGGGTGGTGTTCCAATCTTGTAAATCTTCACAATCAGTTACTACTGTAGAGAAAACCGTTGCTGATACAACCAAAGAAATAGTAGCCAAAAAAACACCTTTGGAAGCATCTACTGACGTTTCGAACGGTTATACGGAAACGGTTCCTGAAACCGACAATAGTTTTGATATGGTTTTAATTCCTGAAGGAACTTTTAAAATGGGTAGCCCTGAAACGGAAGTCAATAGGAAAGCAGATGAAGGACCACAGAAAGATGTGGAGTTAGATGCCTTTTATATGGCTAAACATGAATTAACTTGGGATTTGTTTGAACTTTTCTTTAAACAGAACAAAGAACTTTTCGTTAAGTTAGATAACGACCGAGTTATAAAAATAGACGCCATTACACGTCCTAGCCCACCGTATGAAGATCCTTCTTATGGAATGGGGAAAGATGGTTTTCCTGCGGTTAGCATGTCTGCATATTCCGCTTTGGTCTATTGTAAATGGCTGAGTACCGTAACAGGAAAATTTTACCGATTACCTACAGAAGCTGAGTGGGAGTATGCTGCAAAAGCGGGTACGGATAGTGCTTATAGTTTTGGAGATGATGTTTCTGAAATAGATGCGTATGCAGTATATTATAAAAATTCAGAAAATAAATATGCTAAAGTAGGCTCTAAGAAACCAAATCCTTGGGGTTTGTATGATATGCACGGTAATGCTGCAGAGTGGACCTTAGACGAATATAAGGAAGATGCATATGCTACAACGGAAAACAAGAATCCGTGGGTGACACCAGCGGTAATTCACCCAAGGTCTTTTAGAGGAGGCTCGTGGGATGATGATGCAGATAAATTACGTTCTTCCGCTAGAACGGGATCAAGTTTAAAGCAACAAAAACGTGATCCACAGATTCCAAAAAGCTTTTGGTGGTTTACAGATTCCAATTATGTAGGTTTTAGATTAGTGAGCCCTAAAGTTCAACCCAGCTCAGAAGAACAGAAAAAGTTCTGGAAAACCGTTTTGGACGAATAG
- a CDS encoding YceI family protein yields the protein MKNIALLLFLIAFTYIGKAQDNYSLSDTSKLTISGSSTVHEWVVTANTVAATLNYDGTAPKQIDLEVAVADIKSERGETMDQKMYDALKKEKHPKVTFKLTEIKDKSIFVGSLNIAGVEKTVEIPITMENASENLKISGQKKLVLQDYGMEPPSAMFGQIIVGDEVTVNFDLVFSKN from the coding sequence ATGAAAAATATAGCGCTATTATTATTTCTAATTGCTTTCACCTATATAGGGAAAGCACAGGATAACTATTCCCTATCGGATACCAGTAAACTGACTATAAGTGGTTCTTCCACGGTGCATGAATGGGTCGTAACTGCTAACACGGTAGCGGCAACACTAAATTATGATGGAACAGCGCCAAAGCAAATAGATTTAGAGGTAGCCGTTGCGGATATTAAAAGTGAGCGGGGCGAAACAATGGATCAAAAGATGTACGATGCGCTAAAGAAAGAGAAACATCCAAAGGTTACTTTTAAACTTACCGAGATAAAGGACAAGTCTATTTTTGTTGGTTCGTTAAATATTGCAGGCGTAGAGAAAACAGTAGAAATCCCAATAACAATGGAAAATGCCTCTGAAAATCTTAAGATTTCTGGACAAAAGAAGCTAGTGTTACAAGATTATGGGATGGAGCCGCCCAGTGCAATGTTCGGTCAGATTATTGTTGGAGATGAGGTTACCGTTAATTTTGATTTGGTCTTTTCAAAGAATTAG
- a CDS encoding M20 metallopeptidase family protein, which produces MDDYRKIKSLATQYAPEFVAVRRHLHENPELSFQEYNTCAYLKEQLMSLGITDIESVAETGILATINGNKKGKTVLLRSDIDALPIQEQNDIAYASKKEGVMHACGHDAHSASLLLCAKILVELKGNFSGSVKLLFQPAEELSPGGAISVMKEKAYIALGTIPHVGQHVRPDIPVGKVGFRSGKFMASMDELFLTVKGKGGHAAMPEKIIDPVLITSHIIVAAQQLVSRMADPKTPSVLSFGKVIANGAINVIPDEVSIEGTFRTLDEEWRKIALEKLHKLVTTMAEAMGGSCELKINHGYPHLKNDTALTEDLRIYAKDYLGSENVEELDQWMAAEDFAYYTQANPACFYMLGVGNVDKNIESGLHTPTFNIDESALEIGGGLMAWLAIKTLLG; this is translated from the coding sequence ATGGATGATTACCGAAAAATTAAAAGTCTTGCCACACAATATGCTCCTGAATTTGTAGCCGTTCGAAGGCATCTGCACGAAAACCCAGAATTATCTTTTCAAGAATACAATACGTGTGCATACCTCAAAGAACAGTTAATGTCACTTGGGATAACAGATATAGAATCTGTTGCAGAAACAGGGATTTTAGCTACAATTAACGGAAACAAGAAAGGTAAAACGGTTCTTTTACGCTCAGACATTGATGCATTACCAATACAGGAGCAGAATGATATAGCGTATGCTTCCAAAAAAGAGGGAGTCATGCATGCCTGTGGGCATGATGCACACAGTGCTTCTCTATTGCTCTGCGCTAAAATTTTAGTAGAATTAAAAGGTAATTTTTCTGGTAGTGTAAAATTGCTATTTCAACCAGCGGAAGAACTTAGTCCGGGTGGAGCTATTAGCGTCATGAAGGAAAAAGCGTATATCGCTTTAGGAACCATTCCCCATGTGGGGCAACATGTACGGCCAGATATTCCCGTTGGTAAGGTAGGTTTTCGTTCAGGAAAATTTATGGCCAGTATGGATGAACTTTTTTTGACCGTCAAAGGTAAAGGAGGTCATGCCGCTATGCCCGAAAAAATAATAGACCCAGTTTTAATAACTTCCCATATTATTGTTGCCGCTCAACAATTGGTCAGTCGTATGGCAGATCCAAAAACGCCTTCCGTACTTTCTTTTGGTAAGGTAATCGCCAATGGCGCCATCAATGTTATTCCTGATGAGGTTTCTATTGAAGGAACGTTCAGAACTCTGGATGAAGAATGGCGGAAAATAGCTTTAGAAAAGTTGCACAAATTGGTCACTACCATGGCAGAGGCAATGGGAGGTAGCTGTGAACTTAAAATCAATCATGGGTACCCGCATTTAAAAAATGATACTGCTTTAACAGAGGACTTAAGAATTTATGCAAAGGATTATTTGGGTTCGGAAAATGTGGAGGAATTGGACCAATGGATGGCTGCGGAAGACTTTGCATACTACACGCAAGCCAATCCGGCCTGTTTCTATATGTTAGGTGTTGGTAATGTTGATAAAAATATTGAATCTGGGTTGCATACACCTACTTTCAATATAGATGAATCTGCCTTGGAAATAGGTGGTGGACTCATGGCATGGTTGGCCATTAAGACACTTTTAGGGTAA
- a CDS encoding (2Fe-2S)-binding protein produces the protein MKISMIVNGQSHAIELTDEYTPLLWVIRDILGLKGTKFGCGKAACGACTLHIDGEAVRSCSYPVKFAEGKEVTTIEGLGDAENPHPVQQAWLEEIVPQCGYCQPGFMMATAALLNKIPNPTDEDIDNNIINVCRCGTYYRMRKAIHKAADKQNAINAMNEPTKA, from the coding sequence ATGAAAATTTCAATGATAGTCAATGGTCAATCTCATGCTATTGAACTTACTGACGAATACACCCCTTTGCTTTGGGTTATTCGTGATATACTTGGGCTAAAAGGGACTAAGTTTGGTTGTGGTAAAGCCGCCTGTGGAGCTTGCACGCTTCATATAGACGGAGAGGCAGTCCGTTCGTGTTCTTATCCGGTGAAATTCGCAGAAGGAAAAGAAGTCACAACTATTGAAGGTTTAGGAGATGCAGAGAATCCGCATCCTGTCCAGCAAGCTTGGCTAGAAGAAATAGTGCCTCAGTGTGGGTATTGCCAACCTGGATTTATGATGGCCACTGCAGCGCTATTGAATAAAATTCCGAACCCTACAGACGAGGATATCGATAATAATATTATAAATGTTTGTAGATGCGGCACATATTATAGAATGCGGAAAGCCATCCATAAGGCTGCGGATAAACAAAATGCTATTAATGCAATGAACGAACCAACAAAAGCTTAG